From Streptomyces sp. TLI_105, the proteins below share one genomic window:
- the hemA gene encoding glutamyl-tRNA reductase: MTSSSSMLVLGISHASAPLDLLERLAGTDRPAEELVSDVTSVDGIDAAVVVSTCNRLEIYAETRASTSELDGLGELFAQHTGVDHEEIAPHLYSHHADGAVRHLFAVASGLESVVVGEDQILGQVKLGLERSQRLDRTGRVLAKAVQTALRVGKRARNETGLNEAGRSLATAGLGFFERKVGSLHGKTALVIGAGAFAGVVVAALRRSGLDRVHVANRTPEKAQRLAETTGGAGYDLTDLPRLLTEVDVVVGATAATGHLVTARHVEEALAARDGRELFLLDLSLPHNIAPAAAELPGVTFVDLRRIAEEGQEDEISAASVQAAHELIDAEVEQFRTGLRLAGAKPVLTALRTAATEAAEAELDRLARRLDGLDGATRQEIDRSVRRIVDKALHQPTVLVRELAADPDGARHIAAFTRLFAAAESPHDSDTNDPNEKKIEAIA, from the coding sequence GTGACCTCGTCCTCCTCCATGCTGGTCCTCGGCATCAGCCATGCCAGCGCCCCCCTCGACCTCCTGGAGAGACTCGCCGGCACCGACCGGCCCGCCGAGGAACTCGTCTCCGACGTGACCTCCGTCGACGGCATCGACGCCGCCGTCGTCGTCTCCACCTGCAACCGACTGGAGATCTACGCCGAGACCCGCGCCTCCACCTCCGAACTCGACGGCCTCGGCGAGCTGTTCGCCCAGCACACCGGCGTCGACCACGAGGAGATCGCCCCGCACCTCTACAGCCACCACGCCGACGGAGCCGTGCGCCACCTCTTCGCCGTGGCCTCCGGACTCGAATCGGTCGTGGTCGGCGAGGACCAGATCCTCGGCCAGGTGAAACTGGGCCTCGAACGGTCCCAGCGGCTCGACCGCACCGGCCGCGTCCTCGCCAAGGCCGTCCAGACCGCCCTGCGGGTCGGCAAGCGGGCCCGCAACGAGACCGGGCTCAACGAGGCCGGCCGCTCCCTCGCCACCGCCGGACTCGGCTTCTTCGAGCGCAAGGTCGGCTCCCTGCACGGCAAGACCGCCCTCGTCATCGGCGCCGGAGCCTTCGCCGGAGTCGTCGTCGCCGCACTGCGCCGCTCCGGCCTCGACCGGGTCCACGTCGCCAACCGCACCCCGGAGAAGGCCCAGCGGCTCGCCGAGACCACCGGGGGAGCGGGCTACGACCTCACGGACCTGCCCCGGCTGCTCACCGAGGTCGATGTCGTCGTCGGCGCCACCGCCGCCACCGGCCACCTCGTCACCGCCCGGCACGTCGAGGAGGCGCTCGCCGCCCGGGACGGTCGCGAGCTGTTCCTGCTCGACCTGTCCCTGCCGCACAACATCGCGCCCGCCGCGGCGGAGCTGCCCGGCGTCACCTTCGTCGACCTGCGCCGGATCGCGGAGGAGGGCCAGGAGGACGAGATCTCCGCCGCCAGCGTCCAGGCCGCCCACGAGCTGATCGACGCCGAGGTCGAGCAGTTCCGCACCGGCCTCCGGCTCGCCGGCGCCAAGCCCGTCCTCACGGCCCTGCGCACCGCCGCCACGGAGGCCGCCGAGGCCGAACTCGACCGGCTCGCCCGCCGCCTCGACGGACTCGACGGCGCGACGCGGCAGGAGATCGACCGCAGCGTCCGCCGGATCGTCGACAAGGCCCTGCACCAGCCCACCGTCCTCGTGCGGGAGCTGGCGGCCGACCCGGACGGCGCCCGGCACATAGCCGCCTTCACCCGCCTCTTCGCCGCGGCGGAATCCCCCCACGACAGCGACACGAACGACCCGAACGAGAAGAAGATCGAGGCCATCGCATGA
- the hemB gene encoding porphobilinogen synthase: MTYDAYGRNTAATDPTAPYYRPRRLRRTPALRRFAAETRVGPANLVQPLFLREGLTEPREIPSMPGVFQHTRDTLRKAAAEAVANGVGGLILFGIPEHKDPTGTGAVDPDGILQVALRDVVAEVGDSTVVIGDINLDEYTDHGHTGVLDANGDVDNDASIELYARAAVVQADAGAQIVAPSGMMDGQVRRIREALDQAGHQSVAILGYSAKYASHFYGPFRDAVESTLRGDRKGYQQYPGNIRESLLEVSLDVAEGADLVMVKPALAYLDIVRLIADHVQVPVSAYQVSGEYSMVEAAAAKGWIDRDQVVRESLASIHRAGATQIITYWASEFAQSLDR; this comes from the coding sequence ATGACGTACGACGCCTACGGCCGCAACACCGCGGCCACCGACCCCACCGCCCCCTACTACCGCCCGCGCCGGCTCCGCCGCACGCCCGCCCTGCGCCGCTTCGCCGCCGAGACCCGCGTCGGCCCCGCCAACCTCGTCCAGCCCCTCTTCCTCCGCGAGGGCCTCACCGAACCGCGTGAGATCCCCTCCATGCCGGGCGTCTTCCAGCACACCCGCGACACCCTCCGCAAGGCCGCCGCCGAGGCCGTCGCCAACGGGGTCGGCGGACTCATCCTCTTCGGCATCCCCGAGCACAAGGACCCCACCGGCACCGGCGCCGTCGACCCGGACGGCATCCTCCAGGTCGCCCTGCGCGACGTCGTCGCCGAGGTCGGCGACTCCACCGTCGTCATCGGCGACATCAACCTCGACGAGTACACCGACCACGGCCACACCGGCGTCCTCGACGCGAACGGCGACGTCGACAACGACGCCAGCATCGAGCTGTACGCGCGGGCCGCCGTCGTCCAGGCCGACGCCGGCGCCCAGATCGTCGCCCCCAGCGGCATGATGGACGGCCAGGTCCGCCGCATCCGCGAGGCCCTCGACCAGGCCGGACACCAGTCCGTGGCCATCCTCGGCTACTCCGCCAAGTACGCCTCGCACTTCTACGGCCCCTTCCGCGACGCCGTCGAATCCACCCTGCGCGGCGACCGCAAGGGCTACCAGCAGTACCCCGGCAACATCCGCGAATCCCTCCTGGAGGTCTCGCTCGACGTCGCCGAGGGCGCCGACCTGGTCATGGTCAAGCCCGCCCTCGCCTACCTCGACATCGTCCGGCTCATCGCCGACCACGTGCAGGTGCCCGTCTCCGCCTACCAGGTCTCCGGCGAGTACTCCATGGTCGAGGCCGCCGCCGCCAAGGGCTGGATCGACCGCGACCAGGTCGTCCGGGAGAGCCTCGCCTCCATCCACCGCGCCGGCGCCACCCAGATCATCACCTACTGGGCCTCCGAGTTCGCCCAGAGCCTGGACCGGTGA
- a CDS encoding aspartate/glutamate racemase family protein, with protein sequence MRIWFHKHTVEGRLPLLDQWYREHLDAIAAPGTTVDIKTLPADTYPDRTPFGLVGHHSAQVLFSRHFSESALVAEREGYDAWVIAAGQDPGLRDARHLASIPTLGYGETAFFLSALTGQRFGVLGFMPPLEEPIRANIRQYRLESSLSSYEVVPGGWDSVHRSLEGDFDEFVEVYSAAAERAARAGAEVIIPAEGIPNEILWHLGIHELHGLPVIDPAGLAVKLAETLVQLGELKLFQRSGHGYWFSRPDEPVAKHLEQVFLGSAL encoded by the coding sequence ATGCGGATCTGGTTTCACAAGCACACCGTTGAAGGACGCCTGCCGCTGCTCGACCAGTGGTACCGCGAGCACCTCGACGCGATCGCCGCGCCCGGCACCACCGTCGACATCAAGACCCTGCCGGCCGACACGTACCCCGACCGCACCCCCTTCGGCCTCGTCGGCCACCACTCCGCCCAGGTGCTCTTCAGCCGGCACTTCTCCGAGTCCGCGCTGGTCGCGGAGCGGGAGGGCTACGACGCCTGGGTGATCGCCGCCGGCCAGGACCCCGGCCTGCGGGACGCCCGCCACCTCGCCTCCATCCCGACCCTCGGCTACGGCGAGACGGCCTTCTTCCTCTCGGCGCTCACCGGCCAGCGCTTCGGCGTCCTCGGCTTCATGCCGCCGCTGGAGGAGCCCATCAGGGCCAACATCCGCCAGTACCGCCTGGAGTCCTCGCTCAGCTCGTACGAGGTCGTGCCCGGCGGCTGGGACTCCGTGCACCGCTCCCTGGAAGGCGACTTCGACGAGTTCGTCGAGGTGTACTCGGCGGCCGCCGAGCGCGCCGCCCGGGCCGGCGCCGAGGTCATCATCCCCGCCGAGGGCATCCCCAACGAGATCCTCTGGCACCTCGGCATCCACGAGCTCCACGGCCTGCCCGTGATCGACCCCGCCGGACTCGCCGTGAAGCTCGCGGAGACCCTCGTCCAGCTGGGCGAGCTGAAGCTCTTCCAGCGCAGCGGCCACGGCTACTGGTTCAGCCGCCCCGACGAGCCCGTCGCCAAGCACCTGGAGCAGGTCTTCCTCGGCTCGGCCCTCTAG
- a CDS encoding NAD(P)/FAD-dependent oxidoreductase: protein MSGHTAPHGPASHGPASHGPASHGQASHGPASYGRPALHAPVAVVGAGPVGLTAALVLARAGIPVTVLESRNELATESRASTFHPATLDLLDELGVAAALRGQGRTVDRVQWRDLDGGVHAELDYALLAGHTRHPYRLHVEQARLTPLLLDALTATGLADVRFGATVTGAGETGDGVRLRTEDAAGRATHSHHPYVLAADGSRSRLRELAGLPGTAVEYPDYALRVVTDAPLDELVPGLAPLTYVRDPRGSVSALGMPDHWRLIFRIRRGTPRDEVLAPEAVRARVDRALPGGAGRAVRVTDAHTYRLARFLLPRYRAGRVLFAGDAAHLTSTAGGLNMNCGIHDAVETGRALATVLHEGTGDEAPLDTALGRRRSIVETAVIPRSEARTAGLESPTELRARVADLRRTAADPRAATDYLFKASLLDVAPPPLKGDAHADLVSQAHR, encoded by the coding sequence GTGAGCGGGCATACAGCGCCCCACGGGCCGGCGTCCCACGGGCCGGCGTCCCACGGGCCGGCGTCCCACGGGCAGGCGTCCCACGGGCCGGCGTCTTACGGACGGCCCGCCCTCCACGCACCGGTCGCCGTCGTCGGCGCCGGGCCGGTGGGACTGACCGCCGCGCTCGTCCTGGCCCGCGCCGGGATCCCGGTGACCGTCCTGGAGTCCAGGAACGAACTGGCCACCGAGTCCCGCGCCTCCACCTTCCACCCCGCCACCCTCGACCTCCTCGACGAACTCGGCGTCGCGGCCGCCCTGCGCGGCCAGGGCCGCACCGTCGACCGCGTCCAGTGGCGGGACCTGGACGGCGGCGTGCACGCCGAGCTGGACTACGCCCTGCTCGCCGGACACACCCGCCATCCGTACCGGCTCCACGTCGAACAGGCCCGACTCACCCCCCTGCTGCTCGACGCGCTGACCGCGACCGGCCTCGCCGACGTACGGTTCGGGGCCACCGTCACCGGAGCCGGCGAGACCGGCGACGGGGTGCGGCTGCGCACCGAGGACGCGGCGGGGCGGGCCACCCACAGCCACCATCCGTACGTCCTGGCGGCCGACGGCAGCCGGAGCCGGCTGCGCGAACTCGCCGGGCTGCCCGGCACGGCCGTGGAGTACCCGGACTACGCGCTGCGCGTGGTCACCGACGCCCCGCTCGACGAACTGGTCCCCGGGCTCGCCCCCCTGACGTACGTCCGCGACCCCCGGGGATCGGTCAGCGCACTCGGGATGCCCGACCACTGGCGGCTCATCTTCCGGATCCGGCGCGGGACGCCCCGCGACGAGGTGCTCGCACCCGAGGCCGTACGCGCCCGGGTCGACCGGGCCCTGCCGGGCGGCGCCGGACGGGCCGTGCGCGTCACGGACGCGCACACCTACCGGCTCGCGCGGTTCCTGCTGCCGCGCTACCGGGCCGGCCGGGTGCTGTTCGCCGGGGACGCAGCCCACCTCACGTCCACCGCCGGCGGACTGAACATGAACTGCGGGATCCACGACGCCGTGGAGACCGGCCGGGCCCTCGCCACCGTCCTGCACGAGGGCACAGGGGACGAGGCACCCCTCGACACGGCCCTCGGGCGCCGACGCTCCATCGTCGAGACGGCCGTCATCCCGCGCAGCGAGGCCCGCACGGCCGGTCTGGAGAGCCCGACCGAACTCCGCGCCCGCGTCGCCGACCTGAGGCGCACCGCGGCGGACCCCCGCGCGGCCACCGACTACCTGTTCAAGGCATCACTTCTCGACGTCGCACCACCACCCCTGAAAGGTGACGCACATGCGGATCTGGTTTCACAAGCACACCGTTGA
- a CDS encoding arylmalonate decarboxylase, whose translation MALQSAPRLGVVVPSGNAAAEPEIGSLVSPAFNVHTSRFPVLPGKDLRGRLEKYNDVLPEVLGNFGGLRLDAAVVSCTGSHYLLTPEGDRALCAELSERAGAPVRSAALAILDTARAVGAERLVLISPYEPWLTELSHAYWESAGLTVDRIVKVRAGARFSPYDVTTEELVAQVREAELPEDATLLFTGTGMFTFDALAELGRDSGRTLLTSNLASAWWARDTLGLPADGPDAHPLLRRLAEKTGGRAGAPGPAAVAVS comes from the coding sequence ATGGCTCTGCAATCGGCGCCGCGGCTCGGTGTGGTGGTTCCGTCCGGAAACGCCGCCGCCGAACCCGAGATCGGCAGCCTCGTAAGCCCCGCGTTCAATGTCCACACCTCGCGATTCCCGGTGCTTCCCGGAAAAGACCTGCGCGGTCGTCTGGAGAAGTACAACGACGTGCTTCCCGAAGTGCTCGGGAATTTCGGCGGACTGCGTCTCGACGCGGCCGTCGTCTCCTGCACCGGTTCGCACTACCTCCTCACCCCCGAAGGCGACCGCGCCCTCTGCGCGGAGCTCTCCGAGCGTGCCGGAGCACCCGTGCGGTCCGCCGCCCTGGCCATCCTCGACACCGCGCGGGCCGTGGGCGCCGAGCGCCTCGTGCTCATCTCGCCGTACGAGCCCTGGCTCACCGAACTCTCCCACGCCTACTGGGAGTCGGCCGGACTCACGGTCGACCGGATCGTCAAGGTCCGGGCCGGCGCGCGCTTCTCCCCGTACGACGTGACCACCGAGGAACTCGTCGCCCAGGTCCGGGAGGCCGAACTCCCGGAGGACGCGACGCTGTTGTTCACCGGCACCGGCATGTTCACCTTCGACGCCCTCGCCGAGCTCGGCCGGGACAGCGGACGCACCCTGCTCACCTCCAACCTGGCGAGCGCCTGGTGGGCCCGCGACACCCTCGGCCTCCCGGCCGACGGCCCCGACGCCCACCCGCTGCTGCGGCGGCTGGCCGAGAAGACCGGCGGCCGTGCCGGTGCCCCCGGGCCCGCCGCCGTGGCCGTGTCGTGA
- a CDS encoding tautomerase family protein — MPLVEITVPEGTLSEAAAEVLQQQVADSVLTAMELPHTDFFAAATWVYVREAAKGLATTGAGRPPGVLVVVTPLEGFLTPERNEALAVEVTRHVHEATGPDTVVWLVVNEIPEGNWAVNGGLTRRAKIDELVAEAARAS; from the coding sequence ATGCCGCTGGTCGAGATCACCGTTCCCGAGGGCACCCTCTCCGAGGCCGCCGCGGAGGTCCTGCAGCAGCAGGTCGCCGACTCCGTGCTGACGGCCATGGAGCTGCCCCACACCGACTTCTTCGCCGCCGCCACCTGGGTGTACGTCCGCGAGGCCGCCAAGGGGCTCGCGACCACCGGCGCCGGCCGGCCCCCGGGCGTCCTGGTCGTCGTCACGCCCCTGGAGGGTTTCCTCACCCCCGAGCGGAACGAGGCGCTGGCCGTCGAGGTCACCCGGCACGTGCACGAGGCGACGGGACCCGACACCGTCGTCTGGCTCGTCGTGAACGAGATCCCGGAGGGGAACTGGGCCGTGAACGGCGGACTGACCCGCCGCGCCAAGATCGACGAGCTCGTCGCCGAGGCGGCCCGGGCGAGCTGA
- a CDS encoding LuxR C-terminal-related transcriptional regulator: MVASQAETPGLYGESHVAFVVELVFRGNETDRLSFGEAHRAYWKRMAARGILLGGGPWRDGTGEFLVCEAPDRRTLLRVLYADPYAQAQVIGELRVREWNALMGHVVLAGLERSTGGAGTHERIRGGVPAPVAPLAPPSAREELTAHERRIATMMLDGLTNKQIAESFTVSTRAVELHITRIYRKLDIRRRAQLAAAIDRFEAALAC, translated from the coding sequence GTGGTAGCGTCGCAAGCGGAAACACCCGGCCTTTATGGGGAGTCGCACGTGGCTTTTGTGGTCGAACTCGTTTTCCGTGGCAATGAGACGGACCGGTTGAGTTTCGGAGAAGCTCACCGGGCCTATTGGAAAAGAATGGCCGCGCGCGGCATTCTGCTCGGCGGCGGTCCCTGGCGGGACGGCACCGGGGAGTTCCTCGTCTGCGAGGCCCCCGACCGCCGCACCCTCTTAAGGGTGCTGTACGCCGACCCGTACGCACAGGCGCAGGTCATCGGCGAACTGCGGGTCAGGGAATGGAACGCCCTCATGGGCCACGTGGTGCTGGCCGGTCTCGAACGGTCCACCGGAGGGGCCGGGACCCACGAGCGAATACGCGGGGGCGTGCCGGCACCCGTCGCGCCGCTCGCCCCGCCGAGCGCCCGTGAGGAGCTGACCGCCCACGAGCGGCGCATCGCCACGATGATGCTCGACGGCCTGACCAACAAGCAGATCGCCGAGTCCTTCACGGTCTCCACCCGGGCCGTGGAGCTGCACATCACCCGGATCTACCGGAAGCTCGACATCCGCAGGCGCGCCCAACTGGCCGCTGCCATCGACCGGTTCGAAGCCGCGCTGGCCTGCTGA
- a CDS encoding DMT family transporter encodes MSKATYTRLAALSLIWGSVFLWIKIAGYGFSPVQMVLIRLALGAAVILAIGYAKGLRLPKEPATWGHLTVAALLGNAVPWTLYAEGEIAGSSSVAAVVNGSAPIWTLAAALLLGQEKRVSGFKAGGVLLGLGGTALIASPWNAASAGTGWSILCFVLGSISFGASFAYMGKFLVGKGIPPLMLAGGQLSVATVLLLAAFPFLGLQAVTWRADSVISVLVLGVVCTGFAALLNFELIIKDGPTVASTVTYLMTAVAVVLGAVVLREPLGWTVWLGAVAVLAATGLLRRKPKPAAEPAPGAAPVPTPAAVD; translated from the coding sequence ATGTCCAAAGCCACGTACACGCGGCTGGCCGCGCTGAGCCTCATCTGGGGCTCCGTCTTCCTGTGGATCAAGATCGCCGGATACGGCTTCTCACCCGTGCAGATGGTGCTGATCCGGCTCGCCCTCGGCGCCGCCGTCATCCTCGCCATCGGCTACGCGAAGGGGCTCCGGCTGCCCAAGGAGCCCGCCACCTGGGGACACCTGACGGTCGCCGCGCTCCTCGGCAACGCCGTCCCCTGGACCCTCTACGCCGAGGGCGAGATCGCCGGCTCCAGCAGCGTCGCCGCCGTGGTCAACGGCAGCGCGCCGATCTGGACCCTGGCGGCCGCCCTGCTCCTCGGCCAGGAGAAGCGGGTCTCCGGATTCAAGGCGGGCGGTGTGCTGCTCGGCCTCGGAGGCACCGCGCTCATCGCCTCGCCCTGGAACGCGGCTTCGGCGGGCACCGGTTGGAGCATCCTCTGCTTCGTCCTCGGCTCGATCAGCTTCGGCGCCAGCTTCGCGTACATGGGCAAGTTCCTCGTCGGCAAGGGCATTCCGCCGCTGATGCTGGCGGGCGGGCAGCTCAGCGTGGCGACCGTGCTGCTCCTCGCCGCCTTCCCGTTCCTCGGCCTCCAGGCCGTGACCTGGCGCGCCGACTCGGTGATCTCGGTCCTCGTCCTCGGCGTGGTCTGCACCGGCTTCGCCGCGCTGCTCAACTTCGAGCTGATCATCAAGGACGGGCCCACGGTGGCCTCCACCGTCACCTATCTGATGACCGCGGTGGCCGTCGTGCTCGGCGCCGTCGTGCTGCGCGAACCGCTCGGCTGGACCGTGTGGCTCGGCGCGGTGGCGGTGCTCGCCGCCACCGGTCTGCTGCGGCGCAAGCCGAAGCCGGCGGCCGAGCCGGCCCCCGGGGCCGCCCCCGTACCGACGCCGGCGGCTGTCGATTAG
- a CDS encoding LysR family transcriptional regulator, protein MTDLDLRKLRVLRELSERGTVSAAARALHLTPQAVSQQISALGRELGVPLTEPSGRRLRLTGAARIVLRHADAVFTQVEQMRAELAAHGSGERGEVAVAGFSTTLSALILPAVARLRESRPLLRTSLAEVDPPESFSMLHRGETDVVISADAAHRPGAAGEDGRFDARFHRVALCEDPFDIALPEGHRLLGSPRLLLADLAEETWIFATTGLCHDIGVAACTAAGFTPQASHAIGDWDATLAAVRLGLGVALVPRMAKPVPRPEVTIRAFSEQAPSRTVFAAVREGSQTSPEIAAVLDALRTVARAAVAA, encoded by the coding sequence GTGACCGATCTGGACCTGCGGAAGCTGCGCGTGCTCAGGGAACTCAGCGAGCGCGGCACCGTCAGCGCCGCCGCCCGGGCCCTCCACCTCACCCCGCAGGCCGTCTCGCAGCAGATCAGCGCCCTGGGACGGGAGTTGGGCGTCCCGCTCACCGAACCGTCCGGGCGCCGGCTGCGCCTCACCGGCGCGGCGCGGATCGTGCTCCGGCACGCCGACGCCGTCTTCACTCAGGTCGAGCAGATGCGGGCGGAGCTCGCCGCGCACGGTAGCGGCGAGCGCGGCGAGGTCGCGGTGGCCGGTTTCTCCACCACCCTCTCGGCGCTGATCCTGCCCGCCGTGGCCCGGCTGCGGGAGAGTCGGCCGCTCCTGCGGACCTCGCTCGCCGAGGTCGACCCGCCGGAGAGCTTCTCCATGCTGCACCGCGGCGAGACGGACGTCGTCATCTCCGCGGACGCCGCGCACCGCCCCGGAGCGGCGGGCGAGGACGGGCGCTTCGACGCGCGGTTCCACCGGGTCGCGCTCTGCGAGGACCCCTTCGACATCGCCCTGCCGGAGGGCCACCGGCTCCTCGGCAGCCCCCGGCTGCTCCTCGCCGACCTCGCCGAGGAGACCTGGATCTTCGCGACGACGGGCCTGTGTCACGACATCGGCGTCGCCGCCTGTACGGCCGCCGGGTTCACCCCGCAGGCTTCCCACGCCATCGGCGACTGGGACGCCACGCTGGCGGCGGTGCGCCTCGGCCTCGGGGTCGCGCTCGTCCCGCGGATGGCCAAGCCGGTGCCGCGGCCCGAGGTGACGATCCGCGCGTTCAGCGAGCAGGCCCCGTCCCGCACGGTCTTCGCGGCCGTACGGGAGGGCAGCCAGACCTCCCCGGAGATCGCCGCCGTCCTGGACGCGCTCCGCACGGTGGCCCGGGCGGCCGTCGCCGCCTGA
- a CDS encoding TIGR03619 family F420-dependent LLM class oxidoreductase yields MKFGVNLPNYGPEATPDALADWALRIEAMGYHYAMVSDHVALTPDVQHLFPAPFYDPFATLAWLAGVTRTVGLGTTVTILPYRHPVHTARVAANIDRFSNGRLVFGAAAGWAAREFAVLDVPYRKRGAISDEYLAAIKACWADEVASFDGAHVSFREVHTGPLPVQRPGPPVWVGGHSYGALRRAVRLGDAWHPTSVSGDWLLGVGLPTLRQVAEEQELPVPDLCPRIKLRVTSRPLGPGRLLGEGTREQIADDLGLLQDLGARAVVLDPTYPGDRREAGRTARDLDVLETLVKEVIDVDAGCVR; encoded by the coding sequence ATGAAATTCGGCGTCAATCTGCCCAACTACGGCCCCGAAGCCACCCCCGACGCCCTCGCCGACTGGGCGCTGCGGATCGAGGCGATGGGCTACCACTACGCCATGGTCTCCGACCACGTCGCGCTCACCCCGGACGTCCAGCACCTCTTCCCCGCCCCGTTCTACGACCCCTTCGCGACCCTCGCCTGGCTCGCCGGCGTCACCAGGACGGTGGGACTCGGCACGACGGTGACGATCCTCCCGTACCGGCACCCCGTGCACACCGCCCGCGTCGCCGCCAACATCGACCGGTTCAGCAACGGCCGACTGGTGTTCGGCGCGGCGGCCGGCTGGGCCGCCCGGGAGTTCGCCGTCCTCGACGTCCCGTACCGCAAGCGCGGTGCCATCAGCGACGAGTACCTCGCCGCCATCAAGGCCTGCTGGGCCGACGAGGTCGCCTCCTTCGACGGCGCCCACGTCTCCTTCCGCGAGGTCCACACCGGGCCGCTGCCCGTGCAGCGCCCCGGACCGCCCGTCTGGGTCGGCGGCCACAGCTACGGGGCGCTGCGCCGGGCCGTCCGCCTCGGCGACGCCTGGCACCCCACCTCCGTCTCCGGCGACTGGCTCCTCGGCGTCGGACTGCCCACGCTCCGCCAGGTCGCCGAGGAGCAGGAACTGCCGGTGCCCGACCTCTGCCCCCGGATCAAGCTGCGGGTCACGTCCCGGCCGCTGGGCCCGGGCCGGCTGCTCGGCGAGGGCACCCGGGAGCAGATCGCCGACGACCTCGGACTCCTCCAGGACCTGGGCGCCCGGGCCGTCGTCCTCGACCCCACCTACCCGGGCGACCGGCGGGAGGCGGGGCGCACGGCGCGGGACCTGGACGTCCTGGAGACACTGGTCAAGGAGGTCATCGACGTGGACGCCGGCTGCGTACGATGA
- a CDS encoding MFS transporter, with protein sequence MGGTRAVGLLALGSFAMGTDAYAMAGLLPDMGADLGVSVSLAGQSVTAFTLCYALAAPLLSAVLARWGTRTVLVTALVVFVLANTGTALAGSYAALLGTRALAGAGAGLFTPAAATAAVALVPPERRGRALGLVLGGMSAGTVLGVPLGLLVAAASGWRAALWLITGLGLVALLGVATALPPVRGAAAPSLRARLGALARPRVAVVVAVTFTQTVASLGLYTYLEPVLRRVADVSSAVPYLWVWGIGGVCGSLLAGTLVDRTGRPARLAVVLLGILGGALALLPWTGAVPGLVLLPLLVWGAVGWAFVVPQQHRLLAGEASGTGASDGPGGSGEGGAAAVGLNSSATYLGGAVGSALGGLALAHGLDAGRLPLLAAAVALAGVLLHLAVARRVTGSPLQDHAHGTGPHVSDHAHGTGPQVPDHAHGAGAADAPAAGAPERNAS encoded by the coding sequence ATGGGAGGCACGCGCGCGGTGGGCCTGCTCGCACTCGGTTCCTTCGCCATGGGGACCGACGCCTACGCGATGGCCGGACTGCTCCCGGACATGGGCGCCGACCTGGGCGTCTCCGTCTCCCTCGCGGGCCAGTCCGTCACCGCCTTCACCCTCTGCTACGCGCTGGCCGCGCCGCTCCTCTCGGCCGTCCTCGCCCGTTGGGGCACCCGCACGGTCCTCGTCACCGCACTCGTCGTCTTCGTCCTCGCCAACACCGGTACGGCGCTCGCCGGTTCGTACGCCGCCCTCCTCGGCACCCGCGCCCTCGCCGGCGCCGGAGCCGGCCTCTTCACCCCCGCGGCGGCCACCGCGGCCGTCGCGCTCGTCCCACCCGAGCGGCGCGGGCGCGCCCTCGGCCTGGTCCTCGGCGGGATGAGCGCGGGCACCGTGCTCGGCGTGCCGCTCGGGCTGCTCGTCGCGGCCGCCTCCGGCTGGCGGGCCGCCCTGTGGCTGATCACCGGGCTCGGCCTGGTCGCGCTGCTCGGCGTCGCGACGGCGCTGCCGCCCGTGCGGGGAGCCGCCGCGCCCTCGCTGCGGGCCCGGCTCGGCGCCCTCGCCCGCCCCCGGGTCGCCGTGGTCGTCGCCGTCACCTTCACCCAGACCGTGGCCAGCCTCGGGCTCTACACCTACCTCGAACCGGTGCTGCGCCGCGTCGCCGACGTGAGCAGCGCGGTGCCGTACCTGTGGGTCTGGGGCATCGGCGGGGTCTGCGGCAGCCTCCTCGCCGGCACCCTCGTCGACCGGACGGGACGCCCCGCCCGCCTCGCCGTCGTGCTCCTCGGCATCCTCGGCGGCGCCCTGGCGCTGCTGCCGTGGACCGGCGCCGTGCCCGGCCTCGTCCTGCTGCCCCTGCTGGTCTGGGGCGCGGTCGGCTGGGCCTTCGTCGTCCCGCAGCAGCACCGGCTCCTGGCGGGGGAGGCTTCCGGGACCGGAGCCTCCGATGGCCCCGGAGGCTCCGGCGAGGGCGGCGCCGCCGCCGTCGGCCTCAACAGCTCCGCCACCTACCTCGGCGGCGCCGTCGGCTCCGCGCTCGGCGGCCTCGCCCTCGCCCACGGGCTCGACGCCGGCCGGCTGCCGCTCCTGGCCGCCGCGGTCGCGCTCGCGGGAGTCCTCCTCCACCTCGCGGTGGCCCGGCGCGTCACTGGGTCACCCCTTCAGGACCACGCCCACGGGACCGGACCGCACGTCTCGGACCACGCCCACGGGACCGGACCGCAGGTCCCGGACCACGCCCACGGGGCCGGAGCCGCGGACGCGCCCGCGGCCGGGGCCCCCGAAAGGAACGCCTCATGA